A portion of the Cyanobium sp. PCC 7001 genome contains these proteins:
- the pstS gene encoding phosphate ABC transporter substrate-binding protein PstS, which produces MTLLSGLPRRTAAALALSGLSLSLAACGGGETGTGLTGTLNGAGASFPAAIYQRWFKDMSGEGINVNYQSVGSGAGVRQFQAGTVDFAASDAPMKAEDIAKVPRGVLQIPMTAGAIAVAYNNPGCELKLTQKQLADIFLGKITNYSELGCDDRKITIVHRSDGSGTTYNFTKHLAAISPEWKAGPGADKSVNWPTGVGAKGNEGVAAQLGQVEGGLGYVEVAYVKDPLQAAALENASGDIVKPTNETESEALGAIDLGPDLIGGDPNPAKGYPIVTFTWILAYETGNGDKTELLKKVFNTMLSEPNQALAPELGYVTMPSGVVEKSMAAVARISP; this is translated from the coding sequence ATGACGCTGCTTTCCGGCCTGCCCCGCCGCACCGCCGCCGCCCTGGCCCTCTCGGGTCTCTCCCTGTCCCTGGCCGCCTGCGGCGGCGGGGAGACCGGCACAGGGCTCACCGGCACCCTGAACGGTGCCGGCGCCTCCTTCCCAGCCGCCATCTACCAGCGCTGGTTCAAGGACATGAGCGGGGAGGGCATCAACGTGAACTACCAGTCGGTGGGCTCGGGTGCCGGGGTGCGCCAGTTCCAGGCCGGCACGGTGGATTTCGCCGCCTCCGACGCGCCGATGAAGGCCGAGGACATCGCCAAGGTGCCCCGGGGTGTGCTGCAGATCCCGATGACGGCCGGCGCCATTGCCGTGGCCTACAACAACCCCGGCTGCGAGCTCAAGCTCACCCAGAAGCAACTGGCTGACATCTTCCTGGGCAAGATCACCAACTACAGCGAGCTGGGCTGCGACGACCGGAAGATCACCATCGTGCACCGCTCCGACGGTTCCGGCACCACCTACAACTTCACCAAGCACCTCGCCGCCATCAGCCCGGAGTGGAAGGCTGGCCCGGGGGCCGATAAATCCGTGAACTGGCCCACCGGCGTCGGTGCCAAGGGCAACGAGGGCGTGGCGGCCCAGCTGGGTCAGGTGGAGGGAGGTCTGGGCTACGTGGAAGTGGCCTACGTGAAGGACCCGCTCCAGGCGGCGGCGCTGGAGAACGCCTCCGGCGACATCGTGAAGCCCACCAACGAAACGGAAAGCGAGGCGCTCGGCGCCATCGATCTCGGCCCCGATCTGATCGGTGGCGATCCCAACCCCGCCAAGGGCTATCCGATCGTCACCTTCACCTGGATCCTGGCCTACGAGACCGGCAACGGCGACAAGACCGAACTGCTCAAGAAGGTCTTCAACACGATGCTCTCCGAGCCCAACCAGGCCCTGGCCCCGGAACTGGGCTACGTGACCATGCCCTCCGGCGTGGTGGAGAAATCCATGGCCGCCGTCGCCCGGATCAGCCCCTGA